A single region of the Candidatus Woesearchaeota archaeon genome encodes:
- a CDS encoding 30S ribosomal protein S14, with protein MSAPKVREHGLSTKKCERCGRTGAHISKYGLNICRFCFREIATKIGFKKYN; from the coding sequence ATGAGCGCCCCAAAGGTCAGGGAGCACGGGCTCTCAACAAAAAAGTGCGAGAGATGCGGAAGGACAGGAGCGCACATCAGTAAATACGGGCTCAACATATGTAGATTCTGCTTCAGGGAAATCGCAACAAAAATAGGCTTCAAGAAATACAATTAA